GATAGCAGACCCGATTTGAGGGACCCACCTAGGGTTTTGCCCGATAGATGGCCCTCTAGGCCCTACCCTCCTGCCAACGTGGATTCAGACTCATATCGCCGTCCCCTAGATAACCAGCCCATGTCTCCTATGAAGATTAGGCGTGAATTAGAAGGCAATTCCAGGTTTATAGAGGAACACAAACAAAGGGAAGAACTTCGACTGGGTCGTGGTGATGACAATTATCATCGCCGCAGTCAATTTGGATCCACTTCAGATAGATCTTCAAGGGATTTCCGAATGGTATCGAATCAAATGAATCAGAGTTCGCCCTGTGAGAATCTGCGTGGTTTGCCGTATGATAATCGAATGAATGAGAATCAGAGATGGGTACATGGCAGAGAGGTGAACGGAGATGCGCATTATTCCTTCATTGAAAGGGGGAGTAATGAGATTGGGGACCCTTCTGAAATTCGAGTTGCTACTGGGAAACGTGAGCATTATAGGTGTAGAGAAGTGAATGCACAGTTGGAAAGACATAGTAGCAAGGGAAGTAGAGAGGATAGTTATGAGTTTAGTCGAACTTCAAGGAAGCCACTACAGAAAAAGAGTGTTCTTCTTAGGATTCAAAAGCCTAATTATAGGAATAGAGAGGATGAAAGGGtgcattatttgggttatttggaTGATAACAAATCTAGTTCATTTAGGGGTAAAGATCAGAATTTGTACCAGAATCATGAGATGGGAGAGCAAGTGAGAGAAGGAAGCCCTGTAGAGCTTGATGTGTCTTTCAAGTCCAATTCCCTGGTAGCCAAGGCTATTGCTACTCCAAGTTCTACAGGCGTTTCTGATTTGCATTTGACACCTAAGAATGAGAAAGTAAGGAAAGTAGTGGGCCTTAATAAGGATAGTTCAAGTTCATCAGCAATTAAACCCAATGAAGGTATAGTAAAATTGGAAAATGCTGTATTGGTAGCAAATAATGCTTCCAGTTCTGACATGGACCTACTACAGTCCAAAGTGGAAGTTACAGCTTCTGTTACTGGCAACGTGCAAGTTAGTGGTTCACTGCCTGGTTCCAGTGGGACTAAAACCTCGCCTGGAAATAGTAAAGTGGAGAGTTCCACTAAGGTTTCGGTGTCTAATAAAGGTGGAACTAATGTCATTTCTGGTAAAACATCTTCTCTCAAGGTtgcaaagaagaaaaaaattgtgaagaGAGTAGTGAAGAAAGTCATAAACCCTTTGAGTTCTTCAAGTTCACAGCCAACTACGAAGTGTGATGGATCTGTGACAGCATATGGCGTTGCCCATGGTCTGCCTGCATCCTCTGAACCTGAAAAGAGTTCTGCTTTAGTTTCAGTTGACATTGTGGATTCACAGCCTCACTTAAATGAAACAAATGTGGTGCCTGAGACTGAGAATGACAGAGTGGAGggatttgccaaagtcttggaatCTGACAATGACACAATTACTGATTCTAGTGGATTGCGTTTACCTAATATCAAGAGAAAGAGGAGCCATTCAACTTCTCCTCTGGGTTCTTCAAGCCATGAAGAAAGCAAAATCAATGGGAACTTGGCAAATGGTAATTCTGCCAACTACTTGCATGGTATGTCCAGTACTGACAAGGATTTTAGTAAACTGCTAAATGAAAATACTAGTTCTGACATGGATAGTGTTGAACCTGCCAGCAAGCAGCTTTGTCTGGATGGAGGCTCTTTCTTGCTTGAGAATAATACAGCAAGCCTATCTCCCAAGGTTTTAGGAATGGAAACTAATTCTGCTGAAGGCAATACTGATTTTGGTTTCTTAAGTTCTGATGAAATTAAAATTCATGAGGGTCCTGCAAGTTCATATAATATAACCTTGGGGTGTGATTCTGATAGCGGTTTAATATCGGATGGAATTACTGTTTCTAACATTGGGACAACAGATGTTAGTTGCAAGGAACCTTGTACAAATCAGGGTAAACCTTTAGCGGAGAATGGTGTTGTAGATCAGTGTCTAAATGCTAATTTTTCTGTAGGAAGTGGCAAAATTTTCTGTGAATCAAATTCAGGGGAAAGGACTATTCAGAATGTTGATACATGTGCGAGCTGTTCAAATGAAGTACGGACCATTTATAGTTCTAACAGTGGTCACATTATTTCAGGAGAAATTGATTTTTCCAGCAATGGGACTATTGATGATGTTTGCGGGAGGCCTTCTTCAGATAAGGTTAGTACACTTGAGAATGTTCCTACAGGAGGATCACTAAATTGTACAATTTCTACTGATGGCAGCAAAGAGGATACACCTAACATCaagaagagcaataaaaatgttgaaATGCCTCAATTACATGTGTCAAAATCAGAGGTGAATAATTCATATTTAAAGCCTGTAAACATGGTTAACTCTGCAACTTGGGTCGATACAACCTTAAGACTGTCTTTCGAAGATCCTACTCCAACAGAGTTTACAGTTTCTGGTGATGTTTGTGGGAATGTTGGCTTGCGAGGTTGTACAGATGGAATCAGTGATTTTTGCCTGAGAAGTTCACCAGATGCGTTGGAGGCCAATGCTTCAGGTAACAGCACTGTTAATGTTGGTCCAAGTGGTACTTCAAAGCAGaatcaaaagaaaagaaaattctctGGTTCTCAACTGGAATCGACTTGTCTGATAGCATCTGGTGAGTCTGAGGGGCCTCTAACTGCAGGCATCTCAGTATCAGCTGTAGAAGTGCCCTGCAATTCTGGCAGTGGTCTGATGCAACCAGAACCAGAAACGACAGTCTCTGCCATGAATCCTTTGTTCACTTCTGATTTCCCACCTTTGAAGAAGCAGATCACTGAACCACTTGATAATTGTTCTGTGGGAGGATATCATGGCACTGAGGATTCACTTATTGATGGCTTTGAAGATAGTGGTTTGAGGGGTGTCCATTCTTGTTCGACTGTTTGGGAGCTGGCTGTCCAAAAAGTGCAATCCCCTTGTCCATCAGGATCAGAAGGCAAGCAGATTGCAGAGGCAACTCTAGTTATGGCAGGAAGTAGTCATCAAAACAACTCTATTCTTATAGAAAGTGGTGAGGCAGAAAAAATGGATGTAGATGCTGGAGAAGAGCAAGATATTGCAGACAGTGGGACAGCTCAGTGCCAATTTCCCTCAGAACTTCAGGTCCCTGACTCAGATGAAAGATTGCCTGGTACAGATGTGGAGaatgatagttgtcaacataTAAAGAATGATTTACCTTCTATGTCGAGCTATTCGTCTTCATTAGGAGATGGTAAGGAAGTTTCTGCTACCAACTCCAGTGGTGCAGTTATGGGGCTTGTGTCTGATACATTGCCTGATATGCTGAGCACATCGCACATCCAACTTTCCATTGAAAAGGGTGGTGGGGATGATGAAATCCTACTTGGGAAGCGTGCAATTAAAGGTGGTTCTAACATATCCGTTGTTACTTCTGGTTCACCAAATACTGAAATTAATTTTAACTCAGACCATGGAGTAGAAAATGATCACTCATTTAGTGGCAAAACCGGACTTTTGCCATCACAGGATTCCATAAATAGTACTCAAATGGGGAATACCATGAGTGGAGAAGTATATGGGAGGAAGAACCAGCCTAATCAAGCTGTTTCTAGGATTTATCCTGGTCGCTCATCTGTGGTATTTGCTTCTTCAAAAAATACAGCCTCTTCAACCCATATCTCAAAGCCTCGAACATGGCACCGAGCTGATAATTCCTCTACTTTTGGTCAGCCAGGAAACAAGGCTTTTTCAAGCACTGTTCCTACACAACGGAAATTGCATAAACAGATAACAAAGTTCGAGAACACCTCTTACATTCGTAAGGGTAATAGTCTCGTCAGAAAACCTACCACAATGGCTGCTCAATCCCAGAGCTCTCATGGTTTGAGTTCCTCTGTTTATCGGCTGAACTCTTTAGGTACAGATGAAGTGAAGAAGAATGCTGGATCTGACATTAGAACTGGTGTTGTTGACCCATCAAATTTTGTACGAACAGGGGCGAATGCCGCTTTTGAGAGGCCCAGAACACCGCCATTAGCCAGTGCCACCAAATTGCCAAATCATGCTAGCAGTTTTTTGGGGAATTCTACATCTTCCCCACTAGCAGAGCCTCTTCATAATTGTGCTACTGAAACTGCATCAGATCATATGACTTCTACAGCAAGTAATGATGTGCTAAACTCCTCTGAGAATGCAATAATAATTTCAGAAAATCCCATGACTCAAACTGGCCAAATTAACAATTTGGATTGCCATAATGAACTAAACGATGGTAATGCATTGTCTTCAAATGCCAACAGTGTAACATATGTTAAGCGAAAATCAAATCAGTTGGTTGCAACTTCAAATCCTAGTTCATTGTCTGTTTATAATGCTCATAATGCCCCAGCCTTACCTTCTGATGGCTATTACAAGAGGAGAAAAAATCAATTGGTTAGGACTTCACTGGAAAGCCATGTTCAGCCAGCATTCATCATGCCCGAAGAAAGTGTAAATCCTGAGGGGCAAGCTCCTCATAACATTACCTCCAGCAGAAGCTCGAGTAAGAGACGATCTCGAAAAGGTGTGTTTGGTGAACTCATTTTCAGCAGATATTATTTTATTCTCATAAGGTTTAATCAATTAACTCACTATAATCTTTATTTTATTGCACAGAATTTGTACATATAAAAATGTGatgtatttaatacttcatttcaTTCCAAGTTATCAAATATCTCTTGTAGAGAAAAAAGGATCATGCTGAGATTCTTTTcggcctttttttttctattgagGTGTTCATTTTGGAGGGGAGAAGGGTAGTTCCACATTGCCATGTTGCTGCATGTGCCCTAAGACACTAATGTGTCTTGTGTAGAAGTGGCACAGCAGCTCTGAATAATTATCCATTCATAGGCTATTGTTATTCTGTTGAGCACCAAAGTATGTATTTTCCCTGTATGTATTTTCCCTGTATATGCTTCTCCTTCAATTCATCGCAATTTTGGCCTTTGAAATTGACCTGTAAACAAAGTTGCATGCACTTGTTTTTACCCCACTAATTTTCTAAACCTAGATGAAGAGAATAGCATAGGATTCATTTTCTTGGTACAAGAGATGATGAGACTATATGTAGTTTTGGTATTCTGCTGTTGTATCATAGTTTTAAGAGTGAACTTCCTAAATGAATGGCATATCCTATTTTTCTAGATAGAGAGATTACAATTTCATTGTCTATTTGTCCTCATGCAGGTGTGTATAAATGTATACACGTCTACTGTTTTTTTGTGAACTTCTTTTGTTTGGATTTCAGGTGCCAGAGCTGACATATTTGGTtctatttttttagtttttaaaatCTGTTTGAAGTTCTTTATTTATGCTTGCTTACTTGTATTGTGCACTGATGACACTTGATCATTCTTCTAACAAAACAGTATGTAAATCAAAATTCTAGCTAAATCTCAATTGTTAGATGGCCTGTGCCAGAGTTGATGGATTAGAGCATTTCATTAAATCATATATTTTCTTTAGGTTCAAGTGTCATTTCATAATGTTCATTTTAGCTGTTAATAATATGGTAGTGTCTTTCTGCAAGTTCAGTATATGTCTCTTATGGCCGACAGCAAACATAAACATGACTTCTTCCCAGTGAATGAATCTGGAAATGTTATTGGGATAAAATAAATTTGTTTCCTTTGGCATATGGTGGTtggggataaaaaaaaaaaaaaaaaaattgaaaaacactTAGCTGGGTTATCTATTTGCAGCTGTGACCAAGACACATAAACCTTCAAAATTCGCTTTGGTCTGGACACAACGGAGTGCTCAGTTGTtgaatgatgatgatgattcatTGCATCGTCACAAGTTCTTGCCTCACTTGTTTCCCTGGAAAAGAGCAACATACTGGAGAAGCTTCATTACAAATTCAGCTGCTAATCCCAGTAATAATTCCTCATCTGCAATTAGGTATATGTAGCATATGGTGGTTTTCTTTATCTTTCTTCAGCCTCTTTCAGTTTTATCATGTTTGTGTATGTTTCGCCTGACTGATAACAAATTACTATTTGTTTGTAGTAGGAAATTGCTGCTGTCCAGGAAGAGGGATACTGTTTACACAAGGTCAAAACATGGATTTTCACTTCGAAAATCCAAGGTATTAAGTGTTGGTGGATCTAGTTTAAAATGGTCAAAATCCATTGAAAGGCGATCAAAGAAAGCTAGTGAGGTAGGTTGGGCTAATGTAAAAAGAGGCAGGCTACCACAGCCCGCCGCCCCCTCTCCCCCCCCGgtggtccaaaaaaaaaaaaaaacttgatagCTTTTAAATTTGTTCTAAAGAGTTATGTCACTGTTAATGATTTCTATTGGATTTACATACAGGAAGCTACCCTGGCAGTTGCTGAAGCAGAGAGGAAGAAAAGAGAGCAGAGTGGTGCTTCATGTGTTGTTTCTGGGACAATGAACAGAAATAGTTCTTCTCGTAAGTCAGTTCCTAGTATAAATTTGCACTCAGGTAGGCAATGATCCTGGTGTGCAATGTATTAACTGTTTGTTCATATTATCATTCTTTTTATGCATTTTTTTTCCCTCAGTTCATATGCACTTTAAGGTATGCTTTTGAGGATGATGCTCTAATCGTTATTTGTAATATAGTGTAACATGATgccctataattttttttttcattctttgGCAGGTGAAAGGATATTTCAGATTGGTTCATTTCGCTACAAAATGGATTCCTCAAGGCGGACCCTTCAGAGGATATCCGGTTGCTTAATCTGTTTCATTGTGCTTTGATATTTTCATTGTTTGGAATTTGGATTCTAAATTTTTCCAATTCTAATTAAGAAACCTAAACAAATTTAAActaggaaaataataataatcctaATAATAGAATCtaatagaataataataataataatagaattccTAAGTAATTGAACTCTAAACTTCCTAGTTCTACAATGAATATAATTCCTAAACTCCCAATACTGCTTCTGATGGACTTGAATATTTCTGATCTTTGGGCTCTTTGATGCTACTTGTGATTGCATAGTTTGTTGGTTATGCTACTTCTCATATTTAGATTGCCTGATAAATTTGtttcttttttatattttgaatgaACACATATCTGATTGAACAACTCGATGGTATGATCTATATTCAATGCCATAAAACTTCTATTTGATGATTCCTGCCATTTCTGTTTCATCATTCCCAATAAAAATATGTACCATGTAATTTGCTTCCCAGATTAAACTGTAGATTGCAGGATCTTTTTTAATGATAAATCTGTAGTGAAAGGACGAAAGCTTAACTTTTTGGCTGGTCATCATAAGTTATTAGGCACTGCTACTATTGGGTTAGTATCCCAATGGTCAACTATTGTGTAGTGAATGAGGTCAAGGATTCAAACTACGACATCTGCCTCCCATTCCTCTTGAATAATATACTAATACAGATATAATGAGGACTAAATATAAAGTTAACATAACAATGTTGCAACTGACCTTTCCCTTCATGTTTTCTGTGAAATGGGGTCTGAGAAAGCCTCCTCTTAGTGACTTTGAAGTTTACAATTTGTTCTACCATTGACTTTCTTGCTGgattacaatttcatttatgtaagaaattaaaaatttcaagCCAATGAGGGCTTCCATCTGGTTGTGAAATTGCTAAAACTTGGATTACAATCGTGTCAATTACATATTTCTGCCACTGCTAGATTGGTCTAATGAATGATGTTAATATTCTGTGCAGACGATGATTCATCATACTCAGCAGCTTTTCAAACAGAAAAGGATTTCAAGAGATCTTATGTTCCAAGGAGATTAGTGATTGGCAAAGATGAGTATGTCCTTTCTTCATAGTTATTGGCTGCCTTGGTTTGCTTGGTGATTGCAGTTAATGCAGGAGAATTTGTGAACTAGAGTTTTGCAGAGCTATATATATGTCATTTTAATTACTAAGAAACTTGAGTAATGAATTCTGCTATTGGCAGATATGTTCGAATTGGCAATGGCAACCAACTTGTTAGAGATCCCAAGAAACGAACACGCATTTTGGCAAGTGAAAAAGTTCGATGGAGTTTGCACACTGCCAGATCACGATTGGCTAGAAAGCGAAAGTATTGTCAATTTTTCACAAGATTTGGGAAATGCAACAAAGACGATGGAAAATGCCCTTACATTCATGATTCCTCCAAAATTGCTGTCTGCACAAAGTTTCTAAATGGTTTATGTTTTAATTCAGACTGCAAATTGACTCACAAGGTTATAAAAGACATGGCAAAAAGATCTTGCTGTTCTCTGTTCAAAGGGATGGCTGATTTAGTGGTGGTGTTGACATTACCCCTTGAATATGTTTATTTTGTAGGTGATTCCAGAAAGGATGCCAGATTGCTCTTACTATTTGCAAGGTGCTTTTTCTCTATTTTGCCCCTAGTTATTGTATTAATGTGAATGCAGAGTTGTGACAAATTTTTTGGCAGGTCTTTGCACCAATAAAAATTGCCCATACAGGCATGTGCATGTGAATCCAAATGCATTTACTTGTGAAGGATTTTTGAGGGGATATTGTGCTGATGGCAATGAGGTATGGGCttcatattatttaaatattagtaacTAACCCTTTTGGCATAAATAAATAGTATTTCATATAAAAAGAGAATGCAAAAGTACTCAGCTCACAACTTAGGGGAATGGACTCTTATCCCCCTTTGTTACTAAAGCGGAGTGAACATCTGCATCCTTTCATGCTAAGCCTTCTGAATCGTGGCGTCCAGTATAATAGCATTTTTTAGTAGTCAATTGAAGAACATACCTTGCCTCTCCAacaatatatttcttttattcatATCTGGGAACCAAGCCAATTCTCTGGTTTATCTTTTGTTGCTTTGTGTGTATTGATTAGGGTGGTTTAGATTGTTGGATTTTATATGATTGTGCTTAAACCTGAAACATACTATTTCACTCTTTTAAGTCTGGATTTTGAATAGCTTCCTTAATACGttcatattcttttttttttaattttgtttttattttaaataatgttATGCTGGAACTTTCCACCTGATTCAGTTTGCCTGGAGTATGATTTTCtccattttcccaaaatttcaCTATCCAGAGAAGTTCCTGGCCTTTGATTTAGCTATATTTCAATTAATTGTGCTTCAGATATCGCCCTTATGAATATTGCATGATTGTCTATACTCCTGCATGTCAGTTTGTTTATTTAgtataaaaaattttatgttcCCTATCTGTTTAGTGCTTGATGACTCTCTGTGTACTCACAATCTCACAAAAACTTTTGAGTGGTAAAAATTCAATAACTCTGCTATACAGTGTCGGAAGAAGCACAGCTATGTCTGCCCCACTTATGAAGCAACCGGATCCTGTCCTCAAGGATCCAAATGCAAGCTTCATCATCCCAAAAATAGAAGCAAGGGAAAGAAAAGCAAGCAATCACGAGAGAAGAAGATTGACCAAGGGCGGTACTTTGGTTCAACGCATATAAATGTTTCTGAACCTGGAACTGCAGTGTCTGAAACACACTCAGCACAAGATAATTCTAAGATTTGCTTTGAAGGAAGCATTGCTGATTATATGATTCTTGATGTTGCTGATGCAGTCAGAGAAAATATCAATTTAGCTGATGAGCAAACATCCTTTAGTGAGGGTGACCCTTTGGACTTAAAATTAGTTGATCCTGATGAGCTAATTAAACCAATTCGAATAATGACCACCTGACAAAGTAGCAATCTATGGCAAGTGCTTAAGTGAGAAGCAGATAAACCTGTGCCCATGGAGACACTGTGCATGGGGCAGATAATCAATTTGATCATATTTCTGTCTGTTGTCTGCAATTGCAGGTGAAAGCCTGTTGGAATCACCTGGGTTGagaggtattgattttgatgaggtTATACCTTGGGTTTGTGCATAGGATCTGTCTAAATTTTTTGCTATAGGAGTATTTCTTGTTTTCTTTTACTTTCATAGTCTTTTATAGGAATACTTATTTTTTTGGGGGTATATATCCATCTGCAgtgtatatgaacattgtaagaACTAAAACAATTAAAGGAAATGATGCTGCAAAAGCATTTGATTACGGGAATCAAAGGTTAAGTAAATGGCTAATCTTCTTTCAATGAAGCAAAACGAAAAGCATTTTTGCATTTGTGCTTGCCATCGGCAGATCCTTAACTGAATGATCTTCTTTCTTTGATAATGCTGACCCCAAACTCtcaccttttattttatttttcttattttagtattatgaattttataaaatgcAATTTCCAGAAAAGCTAACGCTAATAGACAGGAAAGTTGTTATTATGCTGAGGATCCATATCACTGCAAGCATTATTATCGTTATTATTATAAGCATCATCATTGGCAGATTCGTTCTCTATCAATTCATCCCCACTAGTACCCATTCTCTACAGATCCATTAACAGCATTAGTATTAACACTATGATTCACTAGACTATCAACATATATATCACTACCGCTGCCTGGCTTTGGTGCAGTGGCAAGGGCAGGGCATAATGAACTTGAGGCTGTGTCctcagattaaaaaaaaaaaaacatatacaTCGCTACCAACAAATGGTTCTAAATCTAAGCTATCCAAAATTCCAAGTACTTATTGTCAGCATCCACATATTCTACTTCTTTAGTGTCGTAAATTTCATCTCTCTTCTGAAGATCTGCATCATTATTTAGAGCATCAACAAAATTTAACCTGTTATCAACCAACCATTACCTCCATTGTCACTATCATCCTAGACCTATGGTTGCAAACATGATCTTAAGAACATCCCTGAAACTAACTACAATGAGATtgattcatcatcatcatcatcaacctCAATCTAAAATTAGTTTCAGGGATTTTCTTAAGATCCTCATTAGAATTACCTTCACTGGAGCTAATTTTACCACCataattgagcttgaaatcttGATAGGCAATGCGCCTTTGTTTCCATTGCCTGGCCAACCTCGCATCATACCCTAAATCATCCACTTCATCGCCATCATCATCAACTCTGCCTGAACAGAAGAGAAACCTCTTGAATTCCGAGTGAAAGAATAAGAAGCAAAGATCAGAGCAATTCCAGACTTCCGACTCGTACGGACCGGAGGAGGTCACGTGATTAAATGAGGCCGTGTCAAAACG
This is a stretch of genomic DNA from Hevea brasiliensis isolate MT/VB/25A 57/8 chromosome 12, ASM3005281v1, whole genome shotgun sequence. It encodes these proteins:
- the LOC110632647 gene encoding uncharacterized protein At1g21580 isoform X2 translates to MDPRSPYLHHTRYVPRHPQPPPPPPQSHPHPDHPFPNNPNIYASHHSTLIAAPPPPPLRPQPRPPPTPSYHSLPTPPQFNPHDSQFSYNPNTFNSNHPRSHPDVHNFTQSPPLMHHKPFDDDLPRRLPDYIRDSRPDLRDPPRVLPDRWPSRPYPPANVDSDSYRRPLDNQPMSPMKIRRELEGNSRFIEEHKQREELRLGRGDDNYHRRSQFGSTSDRSSRDFRMVSNQMNQSSPCENLRGLPYDNRMNENQRWVHGREVNGDAHYSFIERGSNEIGDPSEIRVATGKREHYRCREVNAQLERHSSKGSREDSYEFSRTSRKPLQKKSVLLRIQKPNYRNREDERVHYLGYLDDNKSSSFRGKDQNLYQNHEMGEQVREGSPVELDVSFKSNSLVAKAIATPSSTGVSDLHLTPKNEKVRKVVGLNKDSSSSSAIKPNEGIVKLENAVLVANNASSSDMDLLQSKVEVTASVTGNVQVSGSLPGSSGTKTSPGNSKVESSTKVSVSNKGGTNVISGKTSSLKVAKKKKIVKRVVKKVINPLSSSSSQPTTKCDGSVTAYGVAHGLPASSEPEKSSALVSVDIVDSQPHLNETNVVPETENDRVEGFAKVLESDNDTITDSSGLRLPNIKRKRSHSTSPLGSSSHEESKINGNLANGNSANYLHGMSSTDKDFSKLLNENTSSDMDSVEPASKQLCLDGGSFLLENNTASLSPKVLGMETNSAEGNTDFGFLSSDEIKIHEGPASSYNITLGCDSDSGLISDGITVSNIGTTDVSCKEPCTNQGKPLAENGVVDQCLNANFSVGSGKIFCESNSGERTIQNVDTCASCSNEVRTIYSSNSGHIISGEIDFSSNGTIDDVCGRPSSDKVSTLENVPTGGSLNCTISTDGSKEDTPNIKKSNKNVEMPQLHVSKSEVNNSYLKPVNMVNSATWVDTTLRLSFEDPTPTEFTVSGDVCGNVGLRGCTDGISDFCLRSSPDALEANASGNSTVNVGPSGTSKQNQKKRKFSGSQLESTCLIASGESEGPLTAGISVSAVEVPCNSGSGLMQPEPETTVSAMNPLFTSDFPPLKKQITEPLDNCSVGGYHGTEDSLIDGFEDSGLRGVHSCSTVWELAVQKVQSPCPSGSEGKQIAEATLVMAGSSHQNNSILIESGEAEKMDVDAGEEQDIADSGTAQCQFPSELQVPDSDERLPGTDVENDSCQHIKNDLPSMSSYSSSLGDGKEVSATNSSGAVMGLVSDTLPDMLSTSHIQLSIEKGGGDDEILLGKRAIKGGSNISVVTSGSPNTEINFNSDHGVENDHSFSGKTGLLPSQDSINSTQMGNTMSGEVYGRKNQPNQAVSRIYPGRSSVVFASSKNTASSTHISKPRTWHRADNSSTFGQPGNKAFSSTVPTQRKLHKQITKFENTSYIRKGNSLVRKPTTMAAQSQSSHGLSSSVYRLNSLGTDEVKKNAGSDIRTGVVDPSNFVRTGANAAFERPRTPPLASATKLPNHASSFLGNSTSSPLAEPLHNCATETASDHMTSTASNDVLNSSENAIIISENPMTQTGQINNLDCHNELNDGNALSSNANSVTYVKRKSNQLVATSNPSSLSVYNAHNAPALPSDGYYKRRKNQLVRTSLESHVQPAFIMPEESVNPEGQAPHNITSSRSSSKRRSRKAVTKTHKPSKFALVWTQRSAQLLNDDDDSLHRHKFLPHLFPWKRATYWRSFITNSAANPSNNSSSAIRKLLLSRKRDTVYTRSKHGFSLRKSKVLSVGGSSLKWSKSIERRSKKASEEATLAVAEAERKKREQSGASCVVSGTMNRNSSSRKSVPSINLHSGERIFQIGSFRYKMDSSRRTLQRISDDDSSYSAAFQTEKDFKRSYVPRRLVIGKDEYVRIGNGNQLVRDPKKRTRILASEKVRWSLHTARSRLARKRKYCQFFTRFGKCNKDDGKCPYIHDSSKIAVCTKFLNGLCFNSDCKLTHKVIPERMPDCSYYLQGLCTNKNCPYRHVHVNPNAFTCEGFLRGYCADGNECRKKHSYVCPTYEATGSCPQGSKCKLHHPKNRSKGKKSKQSREKKIDQGRYFGSTHINVSEPGTAVSETHSAQDNSKICFEGSIADYMILDVADAVRENINLADEQTSFSEGDPLDLKLVDPDELIKPIRIMTT
- the LOC110632647 gene encoding uncharacterized protein At1g21580 isoform X1 produces the protein MDPRSPYLHHTRYVPRHPQPPPPPPQSHPHPDHPFPNNPNIYASHHSTLIAAPPPPPLRPQPRPPPTPSYHSLPTPPQFNPHDSQFSYNPNTFNSNHPRSHPDVHNFTQSPPLMHHKPFDDDLPRRLPDYIRDSRPDLRDPPRVLPDRWPSRPYPPANVDSDSYRRPLDNQPMSPMKIRRELEGNSRFIEEHKQREELRLGRGDDNYHRRSQFGSTSDRSSRDFRMVSNQMNQSSPCENLRGLPYDNRMNENQRWVHGREVNGDAHYSFIERGSNEIGDPSEIRVATGKREHYRCREVNAQLERHSSKGSREDSYEFSRTSRKPLQKKSVLLRIQKPNYRNREDERVHYLGYLDDNKSSSFRGKDQNLYQNHEMGEQVREGSPVELDVSFKSNSLVAKAIATPSSTGVSDLHLTPKNEKVRKVVGLNKDSSSSSAIKPNEGIVKLENAVLVANNASSSDMDLLQSKVEVTASVTGNVQVSGSLPGSSGTKTSPGNSKVESSTKVSVSNKGGTNVISGKTSSLKVAKKKKIVKRVVKKVINPLSSSSSQPTTKCDGSVTAYGVAHGLPASSEPEKSSALVSVDIVDSQPHLNETNVVPETENDRVEGFAKVLESDNDTITDSSGLRLPNIKRKRSHSTSPLGSSSHEESKINGNLANGNSANYLHGMSSTDKDFSKLLNENTSSDMDSVEPASKQLCLDGGSFLLENNTASLSPKVLGMETNSAEGNTDFGFLSSDEIKIHEGPASSYNITLGCDSDSGLISDGITVSNIGTTDVSCKEPCTNQGKPLAENGVVDQCLNANFSVGSGKIFCESNSGERTIQNVDTCASCSNEVRTIYSSNSGHIISGEIDFSSNGTIDDVCGRPSSDKVSTLENVPTGGSLNCTISTDGSKEDTPNIKKSNKNVEMPQLHVSKSEVNNSYLKPVNMVNSATWVDTTLRLSFEDPTPTEFTVSGDVCGNVGLRGCTDGISDFCLRSSPDALEANASGNSTVNVGPSGTSKQNQKKRKFSGSQLESTCLIASGESEGPLTAGISVSAVEVPCNSGSGLMQPEPETTVSAMNPLFTSDFPPLKKQITEPLDNCSVGGYHGTEDSLIDGFEDSGLRGVHSCSTVWELAVQKVQSPCPSGSEGKQIAEATLVMAGSSHQNNSILIESGEAEKMDVDAGEEQDIADSGTAQCQFPSELQVPDSDERLPGTDVENDSCQHIKNDLPSMSSYSSSLGDGKEVSATNSSGAVMGLVSDTLPDMLSTSHIQLSIEKGGGDDEILLGKRAIKGGSNISVVTSGSPNTEINFNSDHGVENDHSFSGKTGLLPSQDSINSTQMGNTMSGEVYGRKNQPNQAVSRIYPGRSSVVFASSKNTASSTHISKPRTWHRADNSSTFGQPGNKAFSSTVPTQRKLHKQITKFENTSYIRKGNSLVRKPTTMAAQSQSSHGLSSSVYRLNSLGTDEVKKNAGSDIRTGVVDPSNFVRTGANAAFERPRTPPLASATKLPNHASSFLGNSTSSPLAEPLHNCATETASDHMTSTASNDVLNSSENAIIISENPMTQTGQINNLDCHNELNDGNALSSNANSVTYVKRKSNQLVATSNPSSLSVYNAHNAPALPSDGYYKRRKNQLVRTSLESHVQPAFIMPEESVNPEGQAPHNITSSRSSSKRRSRKAVTKTHKPSKFALVWTQRSAQLLNDDDDSLHRHKFLPHLFPWKRATYWRSFITNSAANPSNNSSSAISRKLLLSRKRDTVYTRSKHGFSLRKSKVLSVGGSSLKWSKSIERRSKKASEEATLAVAEAERKKREQSGASCVVSGTMNRNSSSRKSVPSINLHSGERIFQIGSFRYKMDSSRRTLQRISDDDSSYSAAFQTEKDFKRSYVPRRLVIGKDEYVRIGNGNQLVRDPKKRTRILASEKVRWSLHTARSRLARKRKYCQFFTRFGKCNKDDGKCPYIHDSSKIAVCTKFLNGLCFNSDCKLTHKVIPERMPDCSYYLQGLCTNKNCPYRHVHVNPNAFTCEGFLRGYCADGNECRKKHSYVCPTYEATGSCPQGSKCKLHHPKNRSKGKKSKQSREKKIDQGRYFGSTHINVSEPGTAVSETHSAQDNSKICFEGSIADYMILDVADAVRENINLADEQTSFSEGDPLDLKLVDPDELIKPIRIMTT